The following coding sequences lie in one Trichoderma breve strain T069 chromosome 1, whole genome shotgun sequence genomic window:
- a CDS encoding clathrin adaptor complex small chain domain-containing protein — MLSFILIQNRQGKTRLAKWYAPYSDDEKIKLKGEVHRLVAPRDQKYQSNFVEFRNNKIVYRRYAGLFFCACVDTNDNELAFLEAIHFFVEVLDAFFGNVCELDLVFNFYKVYAILDEVFLAGEIEETSKQVVLTRLEHLDKLE, encoded by the exons ATGCTCTCCTTTATCCTCATCCAGAACAGACA gGGCAAGACCCGTCTCGCCAAATGGTACGCCCCCTacagcgacgacgaaaagATCAAGCTCAAAGGCGAAGTCCACCGCCTCGTCGCCCCCCGCGACCAAAAGTACCAGTCCAACTTCGTCGAGTTCCGCAACAACAAGATCGTCTACCGCCGCTACGCAgggctcttcttctgcgcCTGCGTCGACACAAACGACAACGAGCTCGCTTTTCTCGAGGCCATCCACTTTTTCGTCGAGGTCCTCGACGCCTTCTTCGGAAACGTCTGCGAGCTCGACCTCGTCTTCAACTTTTACAAGGTGTATGCCATCCTCGACGAGGTCTTTCTTGCGGGCGAGATTGAGGAGACGAGCAAGCAGGTCGTCTTGACGCGGCTGGAGCATCTGGATAAGCTGGAGTAA
- a CDS encoding regulator of vps4 activity in the MVB pathway domain-containing protein codes for MPPAATWLTKLKVQLKLAIARLRMVQQRDEQLGKTQRRAMAQLLEAGKVDSATIRVENIIRSDITSELHELLELYCELLLARAGLMEGPVCDPGLEEAIKSILYAAPKTEIKELVTVRTLLAEKYGKEFVLAAMDNADGKVNEKVVKKLSVEAPRQELVTGYLEEIAKAYGVDWPKREREMTPPPPDLLDDDEDVDGGDPSGGQAQKNELNTPLTAEQRKLSLGEEQMDKATPPSAKLGEPKSPLMVTPPRMTTDNVHPKVMMGSVELKSKKEDVAAPRKKKEPEGSIPDIGDLERRFAALKKR; via the exons ATGCCCCCCGCAGCTACCTGGCTG ACCAAGCTCAAGGTCCAGCTGAAGCTCGCCATTGCGCGCCTGCGCATGGTGCAGCAGCGGGATGAGCAGCTGGGCAAGACGCAGCGCCGGGCCATGGCGCAACTGCTCGAGGCGGGCAAGGTCGACTCGGCAACGATCCGCGTCGAAAACATCATCCGATCCGACATCACGAGTGAGCTTCACGAGCTTCTGGAGCTTTActgcgagctgctgcttgcgcGGGCCGGGCTGATGGAAGGGCCCGTGTGCGATCCCGGGCTGGAAGAGGCCATCAAGAGCATTCTCTATGCGGCGCCCAAGACGgagatcaaggagctcgTGACGGTGCGGACGCTGTTGGCAGAGAAGTACGGCAAGGAGTTTGTCCTCGCCGCCATGGATAACGCAGACGGCAAGGTCAATGAAAAAgtggtgaagaagttgagCGTGGAGGCGCCCCGACAGGAGCTGGTGACAGGCTATCTAGAGGAGATTGCAAAGGCGTACGGAGTTGATTGGCctaaaagagagagagagatgacgCCGCCACCCCCAGATTTGttggacgacgatgaagacgtggACGGCGGAGATCCGTCGGGAGGACAGGCGCAGAAGAACGAGCTGAACACGCCTCTGACGGCGGAGCAGAGGAAGCTTTCGCTTGGCGAGGAGCAGATGGACAAGGCCACACCGCCAAGTGCAAAGCTGGGAGAGCCCAAGAGCCCGCTGATGGTGACGCCGCCGCGAATGACGACGGACAATGTGCACCCCAAGGTGATGATGGGGTCTGTGGAgctcaagagcaagaaggaggatgtTGCGGcaccgaggaagaagaaggagccgGAAGGGTCAATACCAGACATTGGAGACCTGGAGAGGAGATTTGcggcgctgaagaagaggtga
- a CDS encoding PDZ-like domain-containing protein, which produces MNGTTTSAGGKRKAPESAQASPPAKRPLNGSNRHDLEMETAVPDITVDEMSYEEGSDAASDLHPHAYLGTPGSFGEWQDTIQKVVRNVVAIRFCQTCSFDTDPALTSEATGFVVDSERGYILTNRHVVGSGPFWGHCVFDNHEEVDCYPVYRDPVHDFGILRYDPKAIKYMHVDGLTLSPDLAKVGTEIRVVGNDAGEKLSILSGVISRLDRNAPEYGDGYSDFNTCYYQANAAASGGSSGSPVVNKDGCAVALQAGGRSDGASTDYFLPLDRPLRALQCVQQGKPITRGDIQCQFLLKPFDECRRLGLSPEWESAMRQAFPEETNMLVAEIVLPSGPSDGKIEEGDVLIKVNGELITQFIRLDDILDSSVGDTIKVHLQRGGEDIEVDIVVGDLHKITPDRFVTVAGASFHDISYQQARLYGVAVKGVYICEAAGSFRFDNTDNGFIVQSVDQKKVPDLDTFIEVMKQIPDKAHWSAKMKLAVRNDVTGLWDFSDLGDPLPPVAPVRRSASFIELDHMPHPGIAALIRSFVHINCTLPVKLDGFPKNRRWGMGLVIDADKGLVLISRAVVPYDLCDITVTIADSVIVEGKVVFLHPLQNYTIIKYDPALVDVPVMSARLSDQHLTQGAKTYFLGYNRIGRVVHGSTNVTEITAVAIPANSGAPRYRAVNVDAITIDSNLGASCGSGVLVAEDGTVQALWLQYLGERSPSTQRDEEYHLGLGTPTLLPVVSAIQQGETPKLQMLSVEFRSIHMSQARVMGVSDEWINKVTQANRSHHQLFMVSKRAFERVNQPVSLLEGDVVLTLNGKICTTISDFDVMYTNELLDAVVVRNCEELHLQLPTVTADDMETHHAVSFCGAIFHRPHLAVRQQISKLHSEVYVSSRIRGSPAYQYGVAPTNFITHVNGESTPDLDTFIAATRKIPDNTYFRLKAVTFDSVPWVITMKKNDHYFPTMEWIKDSNEPCGWRRVTYEGNQVFEGEATDGIPTVAGNAEME; this is translated from the exons ATGAACGGCACAACGACATCGGCGGGGGGCAAGAGAAAAGCACCCGAGTCGGCTCAGGCGAGCCCTCCCGCTAAGAGGCCACTCAACGGTAGCAACAGACACGACTTGGAAATGGAAACGGCGGTTCCCGACATCACAGTTGACGAGATGAGCTATGAGGAAGGCTCTGATGCAGCTAGCGACTTGCACCCGCACGCCTACCTCGGTACTCCCGGCAGCTTCGGCGAGTGGCAGGACACGATCCAAAAGGTCGTTCGCAACGTGGTCGCCATTCGATTCTGCCAGACGTGCTCTTTTGATACGGATCCTGCATTGACGAGCGAGGCCACCGGCTTTGTCGTCGATTCGGAGAGAGG TTACATCTTGACGAATCGCCACGTTGTCGGATCTGGTCCGTTTTGGGGACACTGCGTGTTTGACAACCACGAGGAGGTCGACTGTTACCCCGTATATCGCGACCCTGTTCACGATTTCGGTATTCTGCGATACGACCCCAAGGCGATCAAGTATATGCATGTGGATGGACTCACTTTGAGTCCTGACCTGGCAAAAG TTGGTACAGAGATTCGCGTTGTCGGAAACGATGCTGGCGAAAAGCTGAGTATTCTTTCGGGTGTTATCAGTCGTCTGGATCGAAATGCGCCCGAGTATGGCGATGGATACAGCGACTTCAACACGTGCTACTACCAggccaatgctgctgctagtgGTGGAAGTTCTGGAAGTCCCGTCGTGAACAAGGATGGCTGCGCCGTTGCGCTCCAGGCTGGTGGTCGATCTGATGGCGCCTCGACCGACTATTTCCTACCCCTGGACCGGCCACTACGCGCACTTCAATGCGTCCAGCAGGGCAAGCCCATTACGCGCGGCGACATTCAGTGCCAGTTTTTGCTCAAGCCCTTCGATGAGTGCCGCAGGTTGGGACTTAGTCCAGAGTGGGAGTCGGCGATGCGACAGGCTTTCCCGGAAGAGACCAACATGTTGGTTGCCGAAATCGTCTTGCCTTCTGGACCATCCGACGGCAAGATCGAGGAGGGCGATGTCCTCATCAAAGTAAACGGCGAGCTGATTACGCAATTCATCCGCCTCGACGATATCTTGGATTCGAGCGTGGGTGACACCATCAAGGTTCACTTGCAGCGCGGAGGGGAGGACATTGAGGTCGACATCGTGGTTGGCGATCTTCACAAGATTACACCCGATCGTTTTGTGACTGTTGCAGGGGCGAGCTTCCACGACATCTCGTACCAGCAGGCCAGGCTCTATGGCGTTGCTGTCAAGGGAGTCTATATCTGCGAGGCTGCGGGGTCTTTCCGTTTTGACAATACGGATAACGGATTCATCGTGCAGTCTGTGGAccagaagaaggtgcccGATCTGGATACGTTCATCGAAGTTATGAAGCAGATTCCTGACAAGGC ACACTGGTcggccaagatgaagctggctgTTCGCAACGATGTCACTGGCTTGTGGGACTTTTCTGACCTCGGTGACCCTCTGCCACCCGTGGCCCCTGTTCGGCGATCTGCTTCATTCATCGAGCTGGACCACATGCCGCACCCCGGCATCGCGGCCCTGATCCGCAGCTTTGTCCACATCAACTGCACTTTGCCCGTCAAGCTCGACGGCTTCCCAAAGAATCGACGCTGGGGCATGGGCCTTGTAATTGATGCTGATAAGGGACTTGTCCTCATTTCCCGAGCTGTGGTGCCGTATGATTTGTGCGACATCACCGTCACCATTGCCGACTCCGTCATCGTCGAGGGCAAGGTCGTTTTCCTGCACCCGCTGCAAAACTACACCATCATCAAGTATGATCCCGCCTTGGTGGATGTGCCCGTCATGAGCGCCCGCCTCAGCGACCAGCACCTCACCCAGGGCGCCAAGACGTACTTCTTGGGCTACAACAGGATAGGCAGAGTCGTGCATGGGTCCACCAACGTGACGGAAATCACAGCGGTTGCCATCCCCGCCAACTCAGGAGCGCCGCGGTACCGCGCCGTCAACGTGGATGCCATTACTATTGACAGCAACCTCGGGGCGTCGTGTGGCAGTGGCGTGCTCGTTGCGGAAGACGGGACGGTGCAGGCTCTTTGGCTCCAGTACCTGGGAGAGCGTTCCCCGAGCACTCAGAGAGACGAGGAGTATCATCTGGGACTGGGTACGCCCACTCTGCTACCAGTCGTCTCGGCCATCCAGCAGGGAGAGACACCGAAGTTGCAGATGCTATCGGTGGAGTTCCGATCTATCCACATGTCGCAGGCGCGCGTGATGGGAGTCTCGGACGAGTGGATCAACAAGGTTACACAGGCGAACCGgtctcaccaccagctgtTCATGGTTAGCAAGAGGGCATTTGAGCGGGTGAACCAGCCGGTATCCCTCCTGGAAGGCGACGTGGTGCTGACGCTCAATGGTAAAATCTGTACCACCATCTCCGACTTTGACGTGATGTATACGAACGAGCTCCTAGACGCCGTCGTTGTGCGAAACTGTGAAGAGCTACACCTCCAGCTGCCGACAGTTACCGCCGATGACATGGAGACGCACCATGCGGTGTCGTTTTGCGGAGCCATTTTCCATCGTCCGCACCTGGCCGTCCGCCAGCAGATCAGCAAGCTTCACAGCGAGGTGTATGTGTCGAGCCGAATCCGCGGCTCCCCAGCATACCAGTACGGAGTTGCTCCGACCAACTTCATCACTCACGTTAATGGCGAGTCGACGCCGGATCTGGATACATTCATTGCGGCGACGCGGAAAATCCCCGACAACACAT ATTTCCGCCTCAAAGCCGTCACATTTGACTCGGTGCCTTGGGTGATTAcaatgaagaagaacgaTCATTACTTCCCTACCATGGAATGGATCAAGGACAGCAACGAGCCCTGCGGCTGGCGTCGTGTGACATACGAGGGCAACCAAGTCTTTGAAGGAGAGGCGACCGATGGAATCCCAACGGTTGCCGGCAATGCCGAGATGGAATAA
- a CDS encoding dnaJ domain-containing protein has translation MAPQRDYYADLGLTPTADVAEIKKQFRKLALKYHPDRNPGREQEVNSQFQIIQAAHEVLSDADAKAKYDAAFMRSASRYPAASGVRGNPWQNVSQQFPVPPRRNPPRTTPSGAQRWNERFSAGVPPTAKHPPAATAARAFESMRKGGAKSGQQDRRAPPPPPPPRTESAKKRAEASFGAKRTGYHPRSNTPGDEPPVTNNNYSSRVNTERSEPAPEPAPDPMPESEPVPDIFAQFREKNRSEESFHDPRQSSPYTKSGGEKIDPFDSVPLNREKSTNGPPEPAGSTPKRRSSSMPRKETRDGAQRRRDETGMDGRPRVVPVAPSSRPAASFKARAEAATAAAATAPNGNIFTANQTGEASATDDATQSSFHHTPFNKPQTPVNDPSMYATPQKDKSSSRKKDYATIPKLSTPPKNKNAAEVGTENTPSVPSGAHSTLHSLSPFEQKQYRILECLITNRDAPVSALKTKPHQTTPHNHKPLDEEKMSANEESPTSFTFNLDDDAFAPGSPGTSRFRKSNSADGINTTFVKDESSATWQFSAGSANYGPIPQSRSQSTSFDAESWSTKFGPQTFVLRPTTPNSSTSPTRKGQQKGRETTKKNRTTKPLTGNAAIVDDSSEDDLYKWTGRKTDPKPAMVDSPQAMDIDPPSNASPSRSRIPTPPPLVPTAPTVASTAASAAAPSVNPPAPQSRSQSQPPSQPHPVVARNIPVEPSRPEWRPGNVTGLGQMYEQPEERKEIPVTFKGSEDSEEFRATFEDLKNVAPFAQPKAGLKSFTELKDNLPFESQASAELHIDVPHAHPLVFPEAPIAPKLPPTVAVEGIKPNVASWTKYLEEFESYLRRWDLFNSQVVDHFATRKSNISQARGSKGYSFLGARGDSDILEYHNWLEQDNGVRQRWQAACEEHELRFREFMAFREKMK, from the exons ATGGCACCCCAGCGAGACTATTATGCCGACTTGGGGCTGACTCCAACGGCAGACGTGGCGGAAATCAAGAAGCAGTTCCGGAAGCTAG CTTTGAAATACCATCCTGATCGCAATCCTGGCCGAGAACAAGAAGTAAACTCACAGTTTCAGATCATCCAAGCTGCCCACGAAGTCCTCAGCGATGCCGACGCCAAGGCCAAGTACGATGCTGCCTTTATGCGGTCTGCCAGTCGATATCCTGCGGCTTCTGGAGTGAGAGGAAATCCATGGCAGAATGTTAGCCAGCAGTTTCCTGTGCCACCGCGGCGGAATCCACCACGAACAACTCCTTCGGGGGCACAGAGATGGAACGAGAGGTTCTCTGCCGGTGTGCCACCAACCGCTAAACATCCACCAGCGGCAACGGCTGCTCGGGCTTTCGAAAGCATGCGGAAAGGCGGTGCCAAAAGCGGACAGCAAGATCGCCgtgctcctcctccaccgcccCCTCCCCGAACCGAATCTGCAAAAAAGAGGGCAGAAGCATCTTTCGGCGCCAAGAGAACCGGCTACCATCCTCGATCAAACACTCCCGGCGATGAGCCCCCAgtcaccaacaacaactacTCCTCTCGTGTCAACACTGAACGGTCAGAGCCTGCGCCAGAGCCCGCACCAGACCCTATGCCAGAGTCGGAGCCCGTACCAGATATTTTCGCCCAGTTCAGAGAAAAGAACCGTAGTGAAGAGAGCTTCCATGACCCTCGACAGAGCTCTCCATACACCAAGAGTGGAGGCGAGAAGATTGATCCTTTTGACAGCGTTCCATTGAATCGGGAAAAAAGCACCAACGGGCCACCTGAGCCAGCAGGTTCAACACCCAAGCGTCGCAGCTCCAGTATGCCCCGGAAAGAAACCAGAGATGGAGCCCAGAGAAGGCGAGATGAGACGGGAATGGATGGAAGACCTCGTGTCGTCCCTGTTGCTCCAAGTTCCCGGCCTGCTGCATCGTTCAAAGCTCGAGCAGAGGCCGCtactgctgcggctgctACCGCACCAAATGGCAATATATTCACGGCAAACCAGACAGGCGAAGCTTCTGCAACTGACGATGCAACCCAGTCATCTTTCCATCACACGC CTTTCAACAAACCTCAGACCCCGGTTAACGACCCTTCAATGTATGCAACGCCCCAAAAAGACAAGTCATCCAGCCGCAAGAAGGATTATGCTACTATCCCCAAATTGAGTACACCACCAAAAAATAAGAATGCTGCCGAAGTTGGCACAGAGAATACACCAAGTGTCCCGAGTGGAGCACATAGTACACTTCACAGCCTCTCTCCTTTCGAGCAGAAACAGTACCGCATCTTGGAATGTCTGATTACGAATCGGGATGCTCCTGTTTCGGCTTTGAAAACCAAACCACATCAGACCACCCCTCACAACCATAAGCcccttgatgaagagaaaatgaGCGCTAACGAGGAATCACCAACTAGCTTCACATTCAACCTAGACGATGACGCATTCGCCCCTGGCTCTCCGGGAACATCTCGGTTTAGAAAGAGTAACAGCGCTGATGGAATCAACACGACTTTCGTCAAAGATGAGTCTTCTGCTACTTGGCAATTTAGTGCTGGGAGTGCAAATTACGGTCCTATTCCTCAGAGCCGGTCCCAATCAACCA GTTTCGACGCAGAAAGTTGGAGTACCAAGTTTGGGCCTCAGACTTTTGTTCTTCGGCCTACCACTCCCAACTCATCAACTTCACCCACGCGGAAGGGTCAGCAAAAGGGTCGGGAAACCACGAAGAAAAATAGAACTACAAAGCCCTTGACTGGCAATGCCGCCATTGTGGATGATAGCAGCGAAGATGACCTCTATAAATGGACCGGCCGCAAGACTGACCCCAAGCCTGCAATGGTTGACAGTCCCCAGGCGATGGATATTGACCCGCCATCGAATGCCTCCCCTTCGCGCTCTCGTATTCCTACTCCGCCTCCTCTTGTCCCGACTGCTCCTACGGTGGCATCAACTGCCGCTTCGGCTGCGGCTCCCTCTGTGAATCCTCCTGCACCTCAGTCACGGTCCCAGTCTCaacctccatctcagccgcaTCCCGTGGTTGCCAGGAACATTCCTGTTGAACCATCGCGACCGGAATGGCGACCCGGAAATGTCACAGGCCTAGGCCAAATGTATGAGCAGCCTGAAGAAAGGAAGGAAATCCCGGTTACCTTTAAGGGGTCTGAAGATAGCGAAGAATTTCGAGCGACATTTGAGGACCTGAAGAATGTGGCACCATTTGCCCAGCCTAAGGCCGGACTTAAGTCGTTTACGGAACTGAAGGATAATTTGCCTTTTGAGAGCCAGGCATCAGCCGAACTTCACATCGATGTTCCTCACGCTCATCCGCTAGTGTTCCCCGAGGCCCCGATCGCACCCAAGCTTCCGCCTACGGTTGCAGTTGAAGGTATCAAGCCCAACGTTGCGTCGTGGACCAAATACCTCGAGGAGTTTGAAAGCTACCTACGCCGCTGGGATCTCTTTAACTCACAGGTGGTTGACCATTTTGCAACGCGAAAATCCAACATTTCACAGGCAAGAGGATCAAAAGGCTATTCATTTCTAGGTGCCCGAGGGGATTCTGATATCCTAGAGTATCACAACTGGCTGGAGCAGGATAACGGAGTCCGCCAAAGGTGGCAGGCAGCTTGTGAAGAGCACGAACTGCGATTTAGAGAATTCATGGCGTtcagagagaagatgaagtaa
- a CDS encoding CUE domain-containing protein, which yields MSDEQISLPFFAIVLLVSGLIVRYLFFSGPRPERPPARTAEQIFRSREVAVQRIQQMFPQVERRSILWDLQRNGGNIQSTTERILSGRLETPPVTFQPPPPRNQTPPSGSPGPAAKQPEKPSQPDLITRYNLKSKITDDTATEEKKEVEEDKKGKGWSSNRDERQSALQRRRDEMILAARRKMEAKIAAEKAAEGSS from the exons ATGTCGGACGAACAAATCTCGCTGCCattctttgccattgtcttGCTCGTCTCGGGCCTAATAGTGCGGtaccttttcttctcggGGCCGCGCCCCGAACGGCCGCCGGCGAGGACAGCAGAGCAGATATTCAGATCTAGAGAGGTGGCAGTACAGAGGATACAGCAGATGTTTCCGCAGGTCGAGCGCCGGAGCATTCTGTGGGACCTTCAACGAAACGGAGGCAACATTCAGAGCACCACGGAGCGGATTCTGTCCGGCCGATTGGAAACG CCTCCTGTTACGTTTCAACCACCTCCGCCTCGAAACCAAACTCCCCCCAGTGGAAGCCCGGGCCCTGCGGCCAAGCAGCCCGAGAAGCCATCTCAGCCTGACCTGATTACACGCTACAACCTGAAGAGCAAGATTACCGACGATACTGCTacggaagagaagaaggaggtcGAGGAGGATAAGAAGGGCAAAGGCTGGAGCTCCAACCGTGACGAACGACAGAGTGCTTTGCAGCGGCGAagggatgagatgattcTGGCGGCGAGACGGAAAATGGAAGCCAAAATTGCGGcggagaaggctgctgagggctCTTCTTGA
- a CDS encoding NOT2 / NOT3 / NOT5 family domain-containing protein: MNRPGAVPQSLRGMPSAFGNQQQPQQGRSVSTRLPNGKLANNASGWAFNAAVPMGGAAFQNQARQLGGNVSFAQSLSGSQPATPLDLSEFPSLSNNSQLPSTTQGSMWSTAGSRTISGPIQRNQPAPGPSQQGGQDDLFGPPSSRMQSNQGPFRFGAQPTQVQPNSVDDFPPLNRSSNGEIGSERPMPNNGGNGLLNALTATNRANEVRSPPAIGTPNGPGRQQQQQPQQQQHDGKQKSTVFREDDSGKASEVASPSAEGRGSLGVIGSEGPNGRPTERKDSQAAEVVDPLAGMSAVDKWGIKGLRTLMNNYPDYHAMIIGMDPNTIGLDLSSPELISTQMYSLLDDTPPKPTVNTSKFRLPDCYSVTNVQPIDTKIQSFNEETLFWIFYSCPLDAKQQMAAVELHSRNWRWHKKLQVWLTKDEHMTPQILSPNHERGYYIVWDTVTWRKDRREFTLHYGDLDTSLGQPPPVLS, from the exons ATGAATCGACCAG GAGCGGTGCCGCAGTCCCTACGGGGGATGCCAAGCGCCTTTGGAAACCAGCAGCAACCACAGCAAGGCCGGTCGGTGTCAACTCGGTTACCAAATGGTAAATTAG CAAACAATGCTTCAGGCTGGGCATTCAACGCAGCTGTGCCCATGGGAGGCGCGGCATTCCAAAACCAAGCTCGCCAGCTGGGCGGCAACGTCAGCTTTGCGCAGAGCTTGAGCGGGTCACAACCTGCAACGCCGCTCGACCTGTC GGAATTCCCGTCTCTATCGAACAACTCCCAGCTTCCCAGCACGACTCAAGGATCTATGTGGTCTACGGCGGGCTCTAGAACCATCAGCGGGCCAATCCAGCGGAATCAACCTGCGCCGGGGCCTTCCCAACAGGGTGGACAGGATGATCTCTTTGGACCTCCGTCCTCGCGGATGCAGTCAAATCAGGGTCCTTTTCGATTCGGAGCCCAGCCAACGCAAGTCCAGCCGAACAGCGTCGATGACTTCCCTCCGTTAAATCGGTCATCCAATGGCGAGATAGGCTCAGAGC GGCCGATGCCAAACAACGGGGGGAACGGCTTGCTGAACGCTCTCACAGCGACAAACCGAGCAAACGAAGTGCGATCACCACCTGCTATCGGCACACCAAACG GCCCTGGtagacagcagcagcaacaaccgcaacagcagcagcatgatgGCAAGCAGAAATCGACCGTGTTTCGAGAAGACGATTCGGGCAAAGCATCAGAAGTGGCCTCGCCATCTGCTGAAGGACGAGGATCTCTTGGTGTCATTGGAAGCGAAGGTCCGAATGGAAGACCAACCGAGCGCAAAGATAGCCAGGCTGCGGAGGTTGTAGACCCTTTGGCAGGCATGTCTGCGGTTGATAAATGGGGCATCAAGGGGCTTAGGACGCTGATGAACAACTATCCCGACTACCATGCTATGATCATAGGAATGGATCCCAACACCATCGGTCTCGATTTAAGTTCCCCAGA GCTGATCTCAACCCAAATGTACTCATTACTGGACGATACTCCTCCGAAGCCTACGGTGAACACGAGCAAATTCAGATTGCCTGACTGCTACAGCGTGACGAATGTGCAGCCGATAGACACCAAGATACAAAGTTTCAACGAAGAAACGTTGTTTTGGATCTTTTATAGCTGTCCTTTGGATGCCAAGCAGCAGATGGCCGCAGTAGAACT CCACTCTCGGAACTGGCGATGGCATAAAAAACTGCAAGTCTGGCTAACAAAGGACGAGCACATGACTCCTCAGATCTTGAGTCCGAATCACGAGCGAGGATACTATATCGTCTGGGATACGGTCACCTGGCGTAAAGATCGC CGAGAGTTCACTTTGCACTATGGAGATTTGGATACGTCTCTGGGACAGCCACCGCCGGTTCTGTCATAA
- a CDS encoding cobW/HypB/UreG, nucleotide-binding domain-containing protein produces MNFDDDAPPDLIEVGGEIQDSDEGPSIKVPITIVTGYLGAGKTTLLNYILTAQHGKKIAVIMNAVDIEKSLTVSQGDNRVEEWLEVGNGCLCCSVKDTGVNAIESLMEKKGAFDYILLETTGLADPGNIAPLFWVDDGLGSTIYLDGVVTLVDAKNILHSLDDPKGKIEDHNEHDHHGPLMTTAHVQISHADVIVLNKADLVSEEDLKIVRERIESINGAARIHVTEKSVVPQLEGFLLDLHAYDQFNVAEAKSKGHSHLDPTISTVSIPVPRLHPEQLEDVDRWLRAVLWDHKLLGTESAVEFEIHRSKGRLAFINGDVKLLQGVREIFELIDAPNGAEISSTEGKIILIGRGVKGVDFESDFRKVLN; encoded by the exons ATGAATTTCGACGACGATGCCCCTCCAGATCTGATCGAGGTTGGTGGTGAGATCCAAGACTCAGACGAGGGGCCAAGTATAAAAGTGCCTATTACCATTGTTACAG GATACCTCGGTGCCGGAAAGACGACATTATTGAATTACATACTTACGGCTCAGCATGGGAAAAAAATTGCCGTCATTATGAATG CTGTGGACATTGAGAAATCTCTCACAGTCAGTCAAGGCGACAACAGGGTAGAAGAATGGCTTGAAGTTGGAAATGGCTGCCTATGCTGTTCTGTCAA AGATACTGGCGTTAATGCGATCGAGAGCTtaatggaaaagaagggagcTTTTGACTACATTTTGCTTGAAACAACTGGGTTAGCAGATCCCGGCAACATTGCACCTCTCTTCTGGGTCGACGATGGTCTTGGCAGCACAATCTATCTCGATGGAGTGGTGACTCTGGTGGACGCAAAGAATATTCTACACAGCCTTGACGACCCCAAGGGCAAGATCGAGGATCATAACGAGCATGACCACCACGGGCCTTTGATGACGACCGCCCACGTGCAAATTTCACACGCCGATGTTATTGTTCTCAACAAAGCCGACTTGGTAAGCGAGGAGGATCTGAAGATAGTCAGGGAACGCATTGAGTCTATCAACGGGGCCGCCAGGATACACGTGACTGAAAAGAGCGTCGTTCCTCAGCTTGAGGGATTCCTTCTGGACCTTCATGCATACGATCAGTTCAACGTGGCCGAGGCTAAGAGCAAAGGCCATAGCCATCTGGATCCC ACGATATCAACTGTTTCCATTCCCGTCCCACGTCTTCACcctgagcagctggaggatgTCGACCGATGGCTACGAGCGGTTCTCTGGGATCACAAGCTGCTGGGGACAGAAAGCGCCGTGGAATTTGAAATTCACCGATCAAAGGGCCGCCTCGCTTTTATCAACGGTGATGTGAAGCTATTGCAAGGGGTAAGGGAGATATTTGAGCTCATTGATGCCCCCAACGGCGCGGAAATTTCTTCGACGGAAGGCAAAATCATCCTGATTGGTAGAGGGGTGAAAGGCGTAGACTTTGAATCGGATTTTAGAAAAGTGTTGAATTAA